The Micromonospora sp. M71_S20 genome has a window encoding:
- a CDS encoding cation:proton antiporter regulatory subunit: MDLERTRLFGVGESYGFTTAAGQRGAVIVHFDGRRDIVLYDPADPERVRHTLTLEGTEPRTIAELLGLPLVMDHLTELTPPLEGVETVRLPVPARSPFVGRRLGETRARTRTGASIVAVIRDDRVIPSPDPDFVFQSGDSLVVVGDGASLVKLREVFTDG, from the coding sequence GTGGACCTGGAGAGGACCCGGCTGTTCGGCGTGGGAGAGTCGTACGGCTTCACCACCGCGGCGGGTCAGCGCGGCGCCGTGATCGTGCACTTCGACGGCCGACGCGACATCGTGCTCTACGACCCCGCCGACCCCGAACGGGTCAGGCACACGTTGACGCTGGAGGGCACGGAGCCGCGGACGATCGCCGAACTGCTCGGTCTGCCCCTGGTCATGGACCACCTGACGGAGCTGACGCCGCCGCTGGAGGGCGTCGAGACCGTACGCCTGCCGGTTCCCGCCCGGTCGCCGTTCGTCGGGCGCCGGCTCGGTGAGACGCGGGCGCGGACCCGCACCGGCGCGTCGATCGTCGCGGTGATCCGCGACGACCGCGTGATCCCGTCGCCCGACCCCGACTTCGTCTTCCAGTCCGGTGACTCGCTGGTGGTCGTCGGCGACGGTGCCAGCCTCGTCAAGCTTCGCGAGGTGTTCACCGACGGCTGA